A window of Aeromicrobium sp. A1-2 contains these coding sequences:
- a CDS encoding bifunctional 2-polyprenyl-6-hydroxyphenol methylase/3-demethylubiquinol 3-O-methyltransferase UbiG → MSADEFEPNSTLTRLYPEAAVGGYSRKDGQIEFYTRINALVDESSRVLDFGAGRGHWAVDPMPRISKQLRWMRGRVAEVVGTDVDPVVTSNPSLDVAHVVGLGEPLPLEDASVDLVVADYVLEHVNAEDAPALAEDIMRVLKPGGWFAARTPNKWGMIGLGARAIPNSMHVRILDKLQPGRKAEDVFPTRYSMNTRGDLNRLFAPHAIHVYGHSSEPVYFGRSAVAWRVAAAIDHFTPTRLAPTLMIFVQKKAA, encoded by the coding sequence ATGAGCGCAGACGAGTTCGAGCCCAACAGCACCCTCACCCGACTGTATCCCGAGGCGGCAGTGGGCGGGTACTCGCGTAAGGACGGCCAGATCGAGTTCTACACCCGCATCAACGCCCTCGTCGACGAGAGCAGCCGGGTGCTCGACTTCGGCGCCGGGCGAGGGCACTGGGCCGTCGACCCCATGCCGCGCATCTCCAAGCAGCTGCGCTGGATGCGTGGTCGAGTCGCAGAGGTGGTCGGCACCGACGTCGATCCGGTCGTGACGTCGAACCCGTCGCTCGACGTGGCCCACGTAGTCGGGCTGGGCGAGCCGCTGCCGCTCGAGGACGCATCGGTTGATCTCGTGGTCGCGGACTACGTGCTCGAGCACGTCAACGCCGAGGACGCGCCGGCCCTGGCCGAGGACATCATGCGCGTGCTCAAGCCGGGCGGATGGTTCGCGGCTAGGACACCGAACAAGTGGGGCATGATCGGGCTGGGCGCGCGGGCCATCCCCAACAGCATGCACGTGCGGATACTCGACAAGCTCCAGCCCGGGCGCAAGGCCGAGGATGTCTTCCCGACCCGCTACTCGATGAACACCCGAGGTGACCTGAACCGGCTATTCGCCCCCCACGCCATCCACGTCTACGGTCACAGCAGCGAGCCGGTGTACTTCGGTCGCTCGGCGGTTGCGTGGCGGGTCGCGGCCGCGATCGACCACTTCACGCCCACACGACTTGCTCCGACATTGATGATCTTCGTCCAGAAGAAGGCCGCATGA